From one Mangrovibacterium diazotrophicum genomic stretch:
- a CDS encoding ATP-binding protein, giving the protein MELNFSIEGGDFTQAGQASSRVKAVLKQLGVNTKCIKSIVIALYEAEVNVVAHAYKGWINIQIDKDKIRIVITDEGPGIPDIGKAMEEGFSTASKKVREMGFGAGMGLPNMKKNTDELNIETVVGESTTVTMVNYF; this is encoded by the coding sequence ATGGAGCTAAACTTTTCAATTGAGGGAGGAGATTTTACGCAGGCCGGACAAGCATCCAGCCGGGTAAAGGCGGTGTTGAAACAATTGGGAGTGAACACAAAATGTATCAAGAGTATTGTCATTGCGTTGTATGAAGCCGAGGTAAACGTAGTGGCTCATGCCTACAAAGGGTGGATCAATATTCAGATTGACAAAGACAAGATACGAATTGTCATCACCGACGAGGGCCCCGGGATTCCGGATATCGGCAAAGCGATGGAAGAAGGATTCTCGACGGCCAGCAAAAAGGTGCGGGAAATGGGATTTGGAGCCGGTATGGGGCTCCCGAACATGAAGAAAAACACCGATGAACTGAATATTGAAACAGTGGTTGGCGAAAGCACAACTGTAACAATGGTAAATTATTTCTGA
- a CDS encoding S1 family peptidase, which yields MSRRICLLVLAVCFGFVAHAQPKADFVEYTKLPELIMKNLKEAQREKAYASIEVLREKSASALDSKGLGLKVDTKASKKAMPAFDLVPSVKKASLMFCKYKRGFGAYDDFILIGATAVAIREDGLCVTNYHVLETIIDQEQGIHPQDSLMFIADLDGNTFEIEEVLAYNQLADLAIFKVNVGKHKLQPFKLGEDPLVGMHVNALTNPIGVPYYYSEGIVARNVAYDGNPWENRTEISAEFAIGSSGGPIFDDCGNLVAIVSSTDGVYAQNNDGRDLQMVIRMTIPISSVKRLLE from the coding sequence ATGAGCAGGAGAATTTGTTTATTAGTACTCGCTGTTTGCTTCGGGTTTGTTGCTCATGCACAGCCAAAGGCCGATTTTGTGGAGTACACGAAATTGCCGGAGCTGATCATGAAAAATCTGAAGGAAGCTCAACGCGAAAAGGCCTATGCTTCAATTGAAGTCTTACGGGAAAAAAGTGCATCGGCTCTGGATTCTAAAGGCTTGGGCCTGAAGGTTGACACAAAAGCATCAAAAAAGGCGATGCCGGCATTCGATCTGGTGCCGTCAGTAAAAAAGGCGTCATTAATGTTTTGCAAATACAAGCGTGGTTTTGGAGCATACGACGATTTTATTCTGATTGGGGCAACGGCAGTGGCCATTCGCGAAGATGGGCTTTGCGTGACTAATTATCACGTACTGGAGACGATTATTGACCAGGAACAGGGTATTCACCCTCAGGATAGCCTCATGTTTATTGCAGACCTGGATGGGAATACCTTCGAAATAGAGGAAGTATTGGCTTATAATCAGTTAGCCGATTTAGCAATATTTAAAGTTAATGTTGGTAAGCACAAACTGCAACCCTTCAAACTGGGTGAAGACCCGTTGGTTGGAATGCACGTGAATGCGTTGACAAACCCAATAGGGGTGCCCTATTATTATTCGGAGGGAATTGTGGCACGCAATGTTGCATACGACGGTAACCCATGGGAGAACCGTACGGAAATATCCGCAGAGTTTGCAATCGGCTCCAGTGGTGGACCAATCTTCGACGATTGTGGAAACCTGGTAGCAATTGTTTCGTCAACCGATGGCGTTTATGCGCAAAATAACGATGGACGAGATCTGCAGATGGTGATCCGAATGACTATTCCGATTAGCTCTGTAAAGCGATTGCTGGAATAG
- a CDS encoding DRTGG domain-containing protein, translating into MKVSEIIDQLGLKVVSGGKGLDREISGAYVSDLLSDVMGNAHEGQVWITLQVHQNVMAIASLKDMAAVILVKDLKANENTIHHSNEEQIPILSSSLSTFEIAGKLYALLNGQ; encoded by the coding sequence ATGAAGGTTTCTGAAATCATAGATCAACTCGGATTAAAAGTTGTTTCGGGCGGGAAAGGTCTCGACCGCGAAATAAGCGGAGCTTATGTCTCCGACCTGTTAAGTGATGTGATGGGCAATGCCCACGAAGGACAAGTGTGGATCACGCTGCAAGTGCACCAAAATGTGATGGCCATTGCGTCGTTGAAAGACATGGCCGCTGTTATTTTGGTGAAAGATCTGAAAGCGAATGAAAATACGATCCATCACAGCAACGAAGAACAAATCCCGATCCTGTCAAGCTCTCTGTCAACATTTGAAATCGCCGGTAAATTGTACGCTTTACTGAACGGCCAATGA
- the nuoE gene encoding NADH-quinone oxidoreductase subunit NuoE, whose protein sequence is MTKIKLAENTIELIKSVCAQFENKESELINVLHQVQGKLGYLPAEVQEVIANELNMSVAKVYGVVTFYSFFTMLPQGEHPISICMGTACYVRGGEKVLHEFKRHLGIEVGQTTPDGKFSINCLRCVGACGLAPVVLVGEKVYGRVSPQQVSKIIAEYQEGCANAQTA, encoded by the coding sequence ATGACTAAAATAAAATTAGCAGAAAATACCATAGAACTGATCAAATCGGTCTGCGCTCAGTTTGAGAACAAGGAATCGGAGTTGATCAATGTGCTACATCAGGTTCAGGGGAAATTAGGCTACCTGCCGGCTGAAGTTCAGGAGGTAATTGCCAACGAGCTGAACATGTCCGTAGCCAAAGTTTACGGCGTCGTCACTTTCTATTCATTCTTCACCATGCTGCCGCAAGGCGAACACCCAATTTCCATTTGCATGGGAACAGCCTGTTACGTGCGTGGCGGCGAAAAAGTATTGCACGAGTTTAAACGTCACCTGGGTATCGAAGTAGGGCAAACCACCCCGGATGGCAAGTTTTCGATCAACTGCCTGCGCTGTGTCGGCGCTTGCGGTTTGGCTCCGGTTGTATTGGTTGGCGAAAAAGTGTACGGACGCGTATCGCCGCAACAGGTGAGCAAAATTATTGCTGAGTACCAGGAAGGTTGCGCAAATGCGCAAACGGCATAG
- a CDS encoding PHP domain-containing protein, whose product MMRKFRADLHLHTVLSPCADLAMSPDQILTIARQKQLDIIAITDHNSTKQCKVIREMAADHGIVVLNGCEVNSREEVHSLCLFENDHSRAEFQAFIDQYLPNIPNRPDYFGYQVVVDRENMILEEIPWYLGNGLQVSLEEIADYTHRLNGIFIPAHIDRPINSLFSQLGFLPKELKIDALQISKQASEMSIRKMFDIHSDITLIKASDAHYLEDIGTACSVFELVNPTFEEIRWALHRQHGRSVKIET is encoded by the coding sequence ATGATGCGGAAGTTCAGGGCCGACCTCCACCTGCATACGGTGCTTTCGCCGTGTGCCGATTTGGCGATGAGCCCTGACCAGATCTTGACCATTGCCCGGCAGAAACAGCTGGACATTATTGCCATCACCGATCACAACAGCACCAAACAATGCAAAGTGATTCGGGAAATGGCTGCCGATCACGGGATTGTTGTGCTGAACGGATGCGAGGTGAACAGCCGCGAAGAAGTGCACTCGCTCTGCCTGTTTGAAAATGATCACAGCAGAGCAGAATTTCAGGCTTTCATCGACCAGTATTTGCCCAACATCCCCAACCGCCCCGATTATTTTGGATACCAGGTTGTGGTAGATCGGGAGAACATGATTCTGGAAGAAATTCCCTGGTACCTGGGCAATGGCCTGCAGGTAAGTTTGGAAGAGATCGCTGATTACACCCACCGATTAAACGGGATTTTTATTCCCGCACACATCGACCGCCCCATCAATAGCCTCTTCAGCCAACTGGGCTTTTTACCCAAAGAGCTGAAGATTGACGCACTGCAAATCAGCAAACAAGCCAGTGAAATGTCGATTCGAAAGATGTTCGACATTCATTCGGACATTACGCTGATTAAAGCCTCTGACGCACACTACCTCGAAGATATTGGCACAGCCTGCTCCGTCTTTGAACTGGTTAATCCGACCTTCGAGGAAATACGCTGGGCACTTCATCGCCAACATGGTCGATCGGTAAAAATTGAAACATGA
- a CDS encoding (2Fe-2S) ferredoxin domain-containing protein, which translates to MTKIKSLADLRKLKDEVQSKIKLREKGDNPENLIHIKVSMATCGIASGAKETMNYLIEELDHQGIDAIVTQTGCMGYCYAEPTIEVSIPGKEPVIYGHVNKDKALEIIEKHLKLNELVDGIIPTNYKTIED; encoded by the coding sequence ATGACAAAAATCAAATCGCTGGCTGACCTTCGCAAACTCAAAGACGAGGTGCAGTCGAAAATCAAACTTCGGGAGAAAGGAGATAATCCCGAAAATCTGATCCACATCAAAGTATCCATGGCCACTTGCGGCATCGCATCGGGAGCCAAGGAAACCATGAACTACCTAATCGAAGAACTCGATCACCAGGGAATCGATGCCATCGTTACCCAAACAGGTTGCATGGGCTACTGCTATGCCGAGCCAACCATCGAAGTGAGCATCCCCGGCAAGGAACCCGTTATTTACGGACATGTCAACAAAGACAAAGCACTCGAAATCATCGAAAAGCACCTCAAACTGAACGAGCTGGTGGACGGCATTATCCCGACCAACTACAAAACCATCGAAGACTAA
- a CDS encoding [Fe-Fe] hydrogenase large subunit C-terminal domain-containing protein, whose protein sequence is MTTAVPTYHALKVDAQKCIGCTHCMTSCPTEAIRIRNGLAVIEQKRCVDCGRCMRKCPAKAIFVEQDDLDKIKSFKYRVVLFPSVMIGQFPENYSEDQIYAALLKIGFTHVYEVEQPIGFLKESIRESCKKDKDHRPHISTFCPSIVRLIRIRYPSLAENLIHCKAPHDLGAHFALEQLMAQGANRDEIGLFYVTPCIAKMSAVKSPLGEKESIVNGIINMNELYNKVRKNISTKEAPDTSDQRATLTRDGILWSLTRGEARHFGERSMAIDGIHNVVKFLERLENEEVPDIDFLELRACDQSCAGGNLLSGNRFLTSERLERRAKRYQPAIKFKNHPIQEMAATLKPKLALDAIKPNPVFILDQDREKALEKMSKMQRIICFLPGIDCGACGAPNCQALAEDMVNQKAKMSDCVFLQQTWQEENKISTSKALKNMEKKWGKDRFKADCNKRGRRNEGF, encoded by the coding sequence ATGACAACGGCAGTACCTACATATCATGCGTTAAAAGTCGATGCCCAAAAATGCATCGGGTGCACGCACTGCATGACCTCATGTCCGACCGAGGCGATTCGCATCCGGAACGGGCTGGCTGTTATCGAGCAGAAACGTTGTGTTGACTGCGGACGTTGCATGCGGAAATGCCCGGCGAAAGCCATTTTTGTGGAGCAGGATGACCTCGACAAAATCAAGTCGTTCAAATATCGCGTAGTGCTGTTTCCATCGGTGATGATCGGTCAGTTTCCCGAGAATTATTCTGAAGACCAGATTTATGCAGCTTTACTGAAAATTGGCTTCACACATGTTTACGAGGTCGAACAACCAATCGGATTTTTGAAGGAATCGATTCGGGAATCCTGCAAAAAGGACAAAGATCACCGACCGCATATTTCTACCTTTTGTCCGTCGATTGTTCGGCTGATTCGTATTCGTTACCCGTCGCTGGCCGAAAACCTGATTCATTGCAAAGCACCGCACGATTTAGGAGCTCACTTCGCCCTGGAACAACTCATGGCACAAGGTGCCAACCGTGACGAAATCGGCTTGTTCTATGTGACTCCCTGCATCGCCAAAATGAGTGCCGTTAAAAGTCCCTTGGGCGAGAAGGAATCGATTGTGAATGGCATCATCAACATGAATGAGCTTTACAACAAGGTTCGTAAAAATATCAGTACCAAAGAAGCTCCGGATACGTCGGATCAACGAGCAACCCTGACCCGCGACGGAATCCTTTGGAGCCTCACCCGCGGCGAAGCCCGCCACTTTGGCGAACGAAGCATGGCGATAGACGGGATTCACAATGTTGTAAAATTTCTGGAGCGACTGGAAAACGAGGAAGTCCCGGATATCGATTTTCTGGAACTTCGTGCCTGCGACCAAAGTTGCGCCGGCGGAAACCTGCTTTCGGGGAATCGTTTCCTGACATCCGAGCGGCTTGAACGCCGGGCAAAACGCTATCAGCCGGCTATCAAGTTCAAGAATCATCCGATTCAGGAAATGGCTGCCACATTAAAACCCAAGCTCGCCTTGGATGCCATCAAGCCCAACCCGGTTTTCATTCTCGACCAGGATCGCGAAAAAGCGTTGGAAAAGATGAGCAAAATGCAACGCATCATCTGTTTCCTGCCCGGAATTGACTGCGGAGCCTGTGGCGCCCCCAATTGCCAGGCATTGGCCGAGGACATGGTGAATCAAAAAGCAAAAATGTCGGATTGTGTATTCCTGCAGCAAACCTGGCAGGAAGAAAATAAAATATCAACCTCCAAAGCCCTGAAAAATATGGAGAAAAAATGGGGCAAAGATCGATTTAAAGCAGACTGTAACAAAAGAGGAAGAAGAAATGAAGGTTTCTGA
- a CDS encoding NADH-quinone oxidoreductase subunit NuoF has protein sequence MAEFNTHILVCGGTGCKASQSDLLKANLKNRLADHGLQNEVQVLQTGCFGFCEKGPIVKIQPDNTFYVSVEPKDAIEIVDEHILKGRKVEHLLFKDPKNDKRVDDSKHMDFYKKQVRIALRNCGFINPENIEEYIGNDGYAALGTCLENYKPTEVIDLIKKSGLRGRGGGGFPTGLKWEITNKVEADQKYVVCNADEGDPGAFMDRSILEGDPHSVIEAMAICGYCIGASKGLVYIRAEYPLAIKRLKVALEQAAEYGLLGEKILGSDFDFEIEIRYGAGAFVCGEETALIHSMEGLRGEPTFKPPFPSESGYMGKPTNVNNVETFANIPPIINKGADWFAGIGTEKSKGTKVFALAGKINNVGLIEVPMGITLREVIYDIGGGIKDGKEFKAVQTGGPSGGCLTKDFLDTPIDYDNLLAAGSMMGSGGMIVMDEDDCMVSIAKFYLEFTLDESCGKCTPCRIGNKRLFEILDSISQGKGTKEDIDKLRRLSYVIKDSSLCGLGQTSPNPVLSTLDHFIDEYNAHVEHHKCPAGQCKALLSYHIDEEKCTGCTLCFRNCPVGAISGEKRGPHYVDQSLCIKCGICLEKCKFDAVKIA, from the coding sequence ATGGCAGAATTTAATACGCATATACTGGTCTGCGGCGGAACCGGCTGTAAAGCTTCCCAAAGCGACCTGCTAAAAGCAAATTTGAAAAACCGACTGGCTGACCACGGACTACAGAACGAAGTGCAGGTGCTGCAAACCGGCTGTTTTGGTTTTTGCGAGAAGGGGCCGATTGTCAAAATTCAGCCCGACAATACTTTTTACGTTTCGGTTGAGCCGAAGGACGCCATCGAAATTGTAGATGAGCATATTTTGAAAGGCCGTAAAGTGGAACATTTGCTGTTTAAAGATCCGAAAAACGACAAGCGGGTGGACGACAGCAAACACATGGACTTTTACAAAAAACAAGTTCGTATTGCACTGCGCAACTGCGGTTTTATCAATCCCGAAAATATTGAAGAGTACATCGGTAACGACGGCTACGCTGCGCTGGGTACCTGCCTCGAAAATTACAAACCGACCGAAGTAATCGATCTCATCAAAAAGTCGGGCTTGCGTGGCCGTGGCGGTGGCGGATTCCCCACCGGCCTGAAGTGGGAAATCACCAACAAAGTTGAAGCCGACCAAAAATATGTGGTTTGCAATGCCGACGAAGGCGACCCGGGAGCCTTCATGGATCGTTCAATCCTGGAAGGCGACCCGCATTCGGTGATCGAAGCCATGGCCATTTGCGGCTACTGCATCGGCGCATCCAAAGGCTTGGTCTACATTCGGGCTGAATACCCACTCGCGATCAAACGTCTGAAGGTTGCACTAGAACAAGCTGCAGAATATGGCTTGCTCGGTGAGAAAATTCTGGGTTCCGACTTCGATTTCGAGATTGAAATCCGCTACGGAGCAGGTGCTTTTGTTTGCGGTGAAGAAACAGCACTTATCCACTCCATGGAAGGTCTGCGCGGCGAACCAACTTTTAAACCTCCATTCCCATCAGAATCGGGTTACATGGGCAAGCCAACCAACGTGAACAACGTGGAAACCTTTGCCAACATTCCGCCAATCATCAACAAGGGAGCTGACTGGTTCGCCGGCATTGGCACCGAAAAATCAAAAGGAACCAAAGTGTTTGCCCTCGCCGGCAAAATCAACAATGTCGGCCTCATCGAAGTACCCATGGGAATCACCCTGCGAGAAGTCATTTACGACATTGGCGGTGGCATTAAAGACGGCAAAGAATTTAAGGCTGTGCAAACCGGCGGACCGTCGGGTGGTTGCCTCACCAAAGATTTCCTCGACACTCCAATCGACTACGACAACCTGCTGGCGGCCGGATCGATGATGGGATCGGGTGGTATGATTGTGATGGATGAAGACGACTGCATGGTGTCCATCGCCAAATTCTACCTCGAATTTACCCTCGACGAATCCTGCGGAAAATGTACCCCTTGCCGCATCGGAAATAAACGCCTTTTCGAGATTCTCGACAGCATCAGCCAAGGCAAAGGAACCAAAGAAGATATTGACAAATTACGCAGGCTGAGCTATGTGATCAAAGACTCGAGCTTATGTGGCTTGGGCCAAACCTCTCCCAACCCGGTGCTTTCAACCCTCGATCATTTCATCGACGAGTACAACGCCCACGTCGAGCACCACAAGTGCCCGGCAGGCCAGTGTAAAGCACTTTTGAGTTACCACATCGACGAAGAAAAATGTACCGGTTGTACGCTGTGCTTCCGCAACTGCCCGGTTGGCGCCATTTCTGGCGAAAAGCGCGGACCACACTACGTCGATCAGTCGCTTTGTATTAAGTGCGGCATCTGTTTGGAGAAATGTAAGTTTGACGCGGTGAAGATCGCATAA
- a CDS encoding PAS domain-containing protein, which produces MIYDDKSFQSGWSDFSGIQQQIIDTLPTPVFFRKPEGELLFVNRAFCELVDCGQVVFSGKTLSDFLDPNRLEPFERLDGELLAGKGKQHYEARIRNIAGATCEYAFEKSLIHDESGALIGIFCLMRDLCELRKIERRVEEALEASEMASAMLHKIRAGIVIVDSDWHVINSNPGFAQLIGGDVAELYESVPGLKGANLKELVPDTIYRMFVSIMSSGEASLDRDLRYQNKLLHVSVITIYKNRVVGALIRDMSAPALVREEIVSRAHRVNKQNMETVQKIAFLLGENASVMEELLHSIIESYSYGEEDEA; this is translated from the coding sequence ATGATCTACGATGACAAATCTTTTCAATCCGGTTGGTCTGACTTTTCAGGCATTCAACAGCAAATAATCGATACTTTGCCCACGCCGGTTTTCTTTCGGAAGCCTGAAGGAGAACTCCTGTTTGTAAACCGTGCTTTTTGTGAGCTTGTCGATTGCGGGCAGGTTGTATTCTCCGGGAAAACTTTAAGTGATTTTCTGGATCCGAATCGACTGGAACCATTTGAACGATTGGATGGCGAGTTGCTTGCCGGAAAGGGGAAGCAGCATTATGAAGCCCGGATTCGAAATATTGCGGGTGCAACTTGTGAATATGCGTTCGAGAAGTCGTTGATACATGACGAAAGTGGAGCATTGATAGGTATTTTCTGCCTGATGCGCGATTTGTGTGAGCTGCGAAAAATTGAACGTCGGGTTGAGGAAGCTTTGGAAGCGTCGGAAATGGCTTCGGCTATGCTGCACAAAATTCGGGCGGGGATTGTGATTGTTGACAGTGATTGGCATGTGATCAACTCGAATCCCGGATTTGCACAGCTAATTGGTGGTGACGTTGCCGAATTGTACGAATCGGTTCCCGGGCTGAAAGGTGCCAACCTGAAGGAATTGGTGCCGGACACGATCTACCGGATGTTTGTTTCGATTATGAGTTCGGGAGAAGCCAGTCTCGATCGCGACCTCCGTTATCAGAATAAATTATTGCATGTTTCGGTGATCACCATTTACAAGAATCGGGTTGTTGGCGCGTTAATTCGCGACATGTCGGCACCGGCGCTCGTTCGCGAGGAAATTGTTAGCCGGGCTCACCGAGTCAACAAGCAGAACATGGAGACGGTGCAGAAAATCGCCTTCTTGTTGGGCGAAAATGCCTCGGTGATGGAGGAGTTGCTGCATTCAATAATTGAATCTTATAGTTACGGGGAGGAAGACGAGGCATGA
- a CDS encoding ATP-binding protein, producing MTELALHILDLAQNSIRANARLIEIFIMENPDADYYRIVIKDDGDGMTPETLQKVTDPFFTSRTTRKVGLGIPMLKQNAEQCNGSFQIESTPGAGTKLAATFGYHHIDRPPLGDITGTILILLANETDTDVLYRHQTLLGEFNFDSREIKKILEGTPLVTKEIREFLKSMIEENLDQIQIAKE from the coding sequence ATGACTGAACTAGCCTTACATATTCTCGACCTTGCCCAAAATTCGATCAGGGCAAATGCCCGGCTCATCGAAATCTTCATCATGGAGAATCCTGACGCGGATTACTACCGTATTGTGATAAAAGATGACGGCGATGGCATGACACCTGAGACACTGCAAAAAGTTACCGACCCGTTTTTCACCTCCCGAACAACCCGAAAAGTTGGGCTCGGCATCCCGATGCTGAAGCAAAATGCAGAGCAATGCAATGGTTCATTTCAAATTGAATCGACACCTGGAGCAGGCACCAAACTCGCGGCTACTTTTGGCTACCATCACATCGATCGCCCTCCATTGGGCGACATCACAGGCACGATCCTCATCCTGCTGGCAAACGAAACCGACACCGATGTTTTATACCGCCATCAGACCCTGCTGGGCGAATTCAATTTCGACTCGCGCGAGATTAAGAAAATACTGGAAGGAACTCCTTTGGTGACCAAAGAAATCAGAGAGTTCTTAAAGTCGATGATTGAAGAAAATTTAGATCAAATACAGATTGCAAAAGAATGA
- a CDS encoding NADH-dependent [FeFe] hydrogenase, group A6, producing MEKITLNIDHKNIEVPKGTTILEAAAEVGIDIPTLCHMKLHDMNIENKPGGCRVCVVEVKGRRNLAPACCTEVAQGMEISTHSMRAVNARRTILELILSDHPADCLVCAKSGNCELQDMAHQMGIREIHYQGAQTHYREDTSPAIIREMDKCIRCKRCETMCNHVQTVGVLSTINRGFEAVISPAFEMNLDHSVCTYCGQCVAVCPTGALTEVDETGAVIRALSDPSKTVIVQTAPAVRAALGEEFEMEAGTLVTGKMVSALRRLGFDYVFDTDFAADLTIMEEGTELLSRLGKYLAGDKEVKMPILTSCCPAWVKFFEHQFPELKDIPSTARSPQQMFGAIAKTYFADKIGVKREDLVVVSIMPCVAKKYESSRDEFAVDGNPDVDHALTTRELASLINLSNIDFNSLPEEDFDKPLGESTGAGVIFGTTGGVIEAAVRTAYEVQTGKMLPRLDFHELRGMEGLRKATIDFDGTPINIGIAHGLGNARQLLEEIKAGKSEFHAIEIMSCPGGCIGGGGQPYHHGDVEILKKRQKALYSEDKNKTLRKSHENPHIKKLYEEFLGAPMSEKAHHLLHTKYFDRS from the coding sequence ATGGAAAAAATCACCTTAAATATCGACCATAAAAACATCGAAGTTCCCAAGGGAACGACGATTTTGGAAGCAGCTGCAGAAGTGGGCATCGACATTCCGACGCTTTGCCACATGAAGCTGCACGACATGAATATTGAAAATAAGCCCGGCGGTTGCCGTGTTTGCGTGGTAGAAGTGAAAGGCCGCCGAAACCTGGCACCTGCTTGCTGCACCGAAGTGGCTCAGGGAATGGAAATCAGCACCCACTCGATGCGTGCTGTGAATGCCCGCCGTACAATTCTCGAGCTGATCTTATCCGATCACCCCGCCGACTGCCTGGTTTGTGCCAAGTCGGGCAATTGTGAGCTGCAGGACATGGCTCACCAAATGGGTATCCGCGAAATCCATTACCAGGGAGCACAAACCCATTACCGCGAGGATACTTCGCCGGCAATCATCCGCGAAATGGATAAATGCATCCGCTGTAAACGTTGCGAAACCATGTGTAACCACGTGCAAACCGTGGGCGTGCTGTCGACGATTAATCGTGGTTTCGAGGCGGTGATTTCACCCGCTTTCGAAATGAACCTCGACCACTCCGTTTGTACCTATTGCGGCCAGTGCGTAGCGGTGTGTCCTACCGGCGCCTTAACCGAGGTTGACGAAACAGGTGCCGTGATCCGGGCATTGTCTGATCCTTCCAAAACAGTGATCGTTCAAACTGCTCCCGCCGTGCGCGCTGCCTTGGGTGAAGAATTTGAAATGGAAGCCGGAACACTGGTTACCGGGAAAATGGTATCGGCCCTGCGTCGCCTTGGGTTTGACTATGTGTTCGACACCGACTTCGCTGCCGACCTCACCATCATGGAGGAAGGCACTGAATTGCTGAGTCGTTTGGGCAAATACCTGGCTGGCGACAAAGAGGTAAAAATGCCAATCCTGACATCGTGCTGCCCGGCCTGGGTGAAATTCTTTGAACACCAATTCCCTGAATTGAAAGACATTCCGTCGACAGCCCGCTCACCACAGCAAATGTTTGGTGCCATTGCCAAAACCTATTTCGCTGATAAGATCGGTGTGAAGCGCGAAGATTTGGTAGTCGTATCCATCATGCCATGTGTGGCCAAGAAATATGAAAGCAGCCGCGACGAGTTTGCCGTAGATGGCAATCCCGATGTCGACCACGCCTTGACAACCCGAGAATTGGCGTCACTGATCAATTTATCGAACATCGATTTCAACTCGTTACCGGAGGAAGACTTCGACAAACCACTAGGCGAATCGACCGGTGCCGGAGTTATCTTCGGAACAACCGGAGGTGTGATTGAAGCAGCTGTTCGTACCGCTTACGAAGTGCAAACCGGCAAAATGCTACCTCGGCTCGATTTCCACGAATTACGCGGAATGGAAGGTCTGCGCAAAGCGACCATCGACTTCGACGGCACTCCAATCAATATTGGAATTGCACACGGACTGGGAAATGCCCGCCAACTGCTCGAGGAAATCAAAGCAGGCAAAAGCGAGTTTCATGCCATTGAAATCATGTCGTGCCCCGGCGGATGTATCGGCGGAGGCGGTCAACCCTATCATCATGGTGATGTAGAAATTCTGAAAAAACGTCAGAAAGCGCTCTATTCCGAAGACAAGAACAAAACACTTCGGAAGTCGCACGAGAACCCACACATCAAAAAGCTTTACGAAGAGTTCCTGGGAGCACCGATGAGCGAAAAAGCACATCACCTGTTGCATACCAAATATTTCGACAGAAGCTAG